The genome window CCCCCTCCGGGGGTGCCGAAAAGCTGTAGAGGGCTACAGCACTCCATACGCTTCGCGAGGGGGATGACGCTCTGGAGTGCGGCAGACCTCTGCCGCTTTGGTCTGCCCAGCGCAGCTGGGATCCCCCTCCGGGGGTCGGAAAAGCTGTAGAGGGCTACAGCACTCCATACGCTTCGCGAGGGGGATGACGCTCTGGAGTGCGGCAGACCTCTGCCGCTTTGGTTTCCCCAGCGGAGCTGGGATCCCCCTCCGGGGGTGCGGAAAAGGTGTAGAGGGCTACAGCACTCCATACGCTTCGCGAGGGGCATGACGCTCTGGAGTGAGGTCGTGCCACCGCGATCCATAGCGCCTGGTTCCCCAAGGCGATTGTCGGGTTCCCGAGTTTTGGATGCCGACCGGGATCAGCTCGCGAATACCATCCGGCAGACGACGACGGCGGCGATGATTCCGGCGAGATCGGCCAGCAGGCCGGCGGCGAGCGCGTGGCGGACTCGCCTGACTCCCACGGAGCCAAAATAGACCGCGATCACGTAGAATGTGGTTTCGGTGCTCCCCATGAGGGTGCCGGCCATGCGGGAGAGCAGATGGTCCGGACCATGGGTTTTGATGAGTTCGGCGAAGATCCCGTTGGAGCCGCTCCCGCTGAGCGGGCGCAGCAATGCCAGGGGCACCAGCTCTGAAGGAAACTGGGTCCAGCGCAGTATCGGTTCGAGGCCGCGGGTGATGATTTCGATTCCACCGGCAGCCCGAAACATTCCGATGGCCGCCAGCATGGCGACCAGGTAGGGGATAATGCGGATTCCGGTCTCGAAACCCTCTTTCGCTCCTTCAATGAACTGTTCGTACACCGGCACTTTCCGCAGTGCCGCGAACAGGGGAATGAAGAGCATGATGAAGGGGATGGCCAGGAGGGATATCGATTGGATGAAGTGCGTGAAGGGAGGGATCCCCGCCTCCCGCGCCCCCAGCTGGCGCGCTAACAGCCATCCGAAGAAGCCGAGCATCAGCAGGAAGACGAGGAGCATGGGCATCCGGGGGGCGGCTGGACTTTCATTGCCAGGCGTTTGATCCCGGGTCTCGATGGAGGGTGAGAGATCCGGCATCGGCTCTACGCTGTCCGGAGGCATTGCCTTCGTAGGGCGGGGACGAAAAACGGGCAAGCCCTGCAGGAGCTTGACGGTCGTGATTCCGACGGCCGTGGACACCGTGGTAGCCATCAGCGCCGTGCCGACAATCGCGGTGGGGTTTTGCGAGCCGGCCGAGGCGAGCAGGGCGATGGTGCTGGCAGGAATCAGCTGAACCGAGCTGGTGTTGATTGCCAGAAAAGTGCACATCGCATTGGTCGCCGTTCCCGGATGGGGGTTCAGCCGTTCCAAATCCTTCATCGCCTTCAGGCCGAGCGGCGTCGCCGCGTTCGCCAAGCCCAGCATGTTTGCCGAGATGTTCAGGAGCATGGAGCCCATGGCCGGGTGCCCGACTGGAACCTCAGGAAACAGCCATCGCATGACTGGTCGGAGCGCTCGAGCCAAGGCCTGCACCAGCCCTGATTGATCCGCCAGCTTCATCAGGCCCAGCCACAGCGCCATCACTCCGATGAGCGGCAGCGCCAGGCCCATGACCGCGGTCTTGGATCCTTCGAACGCCGCTTCGGTGACCGCCTTGAGCTGGTTGTTGATGCCCCCAAGGACGACCGCCAGAAGCAGGAGCCCCAGCCAAATGTAGTTGAGCATCGCTATTTGCCCGCCCAGTAATCGATCACGAACACATCAGCAATCACCGGACCGACGATCTTTCCAAAAGCCTGGTGGTCGGGATGGACGAGATACTCGTCGCGGTCGCGGTCTGTCTTGAAGGTCAGGGTGAAGAGATGGGTGAAGCCTTTATCATGTTTTTCCGGGCTGACGTTGGTACCCCACTCAAACGTGTGGATCTGTTTGATCTTTCCCGGCAGCGCCCGGAATTCGTTCACCAGGTGATCGATTTCAGCCTGGGTGGCGGTGGCTTTGAACTTGAAGGCAACCACATGGACGAGCTTGCCTTTACGAACCGTCTTGGAGGAGGCGGCCGCTCCAGTGGTTTGGAGGGTCAGAAGACACACCAGCAGGGTCACACCGATTAAGATTAGTTTCATAGCATCCATCGAGAGTTGAATTTGTGCAGAGCAGAAGACAACGGAAGTCTTGGGGAGTCAATGCGGCAGATGGATCTAGGCGGTCCGCTTGTGGAAGAACCACCATTCGAACAGAACCACCCCCAAGGCGAAAGCTGCCAGCCAGCGCCAGAGTTCCTTTCCAGCGACTTGGGTCACGTTCGAAGCGACTCCGGCATACTTGCCGATGGGCAGGGTCTCCTGTGGCATGGTGCGGGTTTCCTCGGCATCCAGGAGGTTGACACAGAACGTGACGAGATTGGTGCCCGTTCTGATCTGATAGGGTCCCTGATGCTGCGTGGCTCCGTACAGCAGCTCCTGGCTATTGGGGGCCAGGGATAGGTGGATGGCTTTTCCCTTGGGCGGGGTGATCACAGCCTCGGAGACGGGTTGGCGGGATCGCCAGCGGAGCGGTTCGCCGGCCCTGACCATCAGCTCTGAGGAGCGCGAGAGCGACGGATTGAGCCATTCCACAGCATTGGCCAGGAAGATCGGGAAGGAGACTCGCAAGGGCCAGTTGCTCTGCAGCGGATCGAAGCCGAGCCAGACAATTCGGTGTCGGTCGCGTTCGCCCGCGACGATCATGGGGCGCTGTTGCGATTGGACCACGGAGAGGCCCCAGGGCGGCAGCTTGGGCAGGAGCGATTCAGCGACATCCACGTTGTCGAAGCTGACATAGCGCATCAGCGGGTGGGTGTGGTGCCAATCCACGATCGCCGGGGCCTTAGCAGAGTCCATCTGCTCGAACCAGTTGGTGGGCGCCACGCGGATAGCCAGCAGATTGGCTTTCGGCCAGGCGCGAGGCAGGATGTCGTCCAACACGACCAGGTCAAACTGGTCATCGGTTTCGGTTACCGAATCTCGAACAGTCAGGCGTGCGTGCGCGGCACCCCGGAGGCCCTTTTCGAGAAAGCGATTCCCCCGGGTGACCAGCAAGATATTTACCGGCTGCGGAAGGATGCTGTAGACGGACGCTTGGTCGTCGGCGGCCAGATCGTCCTGGCCGAGCAGTTTGACAGTGAAGAGACCGTCTATCTCCTGCTTGCTGATAAATACCACCGGCAGCGTGTTCGTGGCCGGAGCCGTGATGGCTTTGATCTCCAGCACCTGATCGTTGAATCGAAGCTCGAGCTGGGTAGAAACGATGTTGGTGGTGGGGTTGGAGACTCCAACGAACAGCGCTCGCTCGGCGGGGTTCTCTGGATTGGCGCGCACATCCAGGGACACGATTCCGAGGTTATTGCCGCGGTTGCCGATTCGATGGTAGATGAGAGGCAAATTCTTGCTGGCGAGTTCGCCAAGGTCCGTCGCGGCGCCGTCGCTGAAGAGGTGAATCTCCCCGCTGACCGCCATCTCTTCCCCCCGTTTCTCGAAGGTAAAGGCGCCGGCGGTCTGCAGTGCCTCGGCGAGCCGGGTGGGGCCGTCCGAGGGCTCACAGCTCTCCAGGGCTCGGCGCAGGGCGGTTTTGTTGGATGTTGGGGACTGCTTTACCTCGGTGACGGCCCCGGCTAGCAGAATCATTCCTTGCTCCCCATCGCGAAGGCCATCGATCCAAGACAGCGCCTCCCGTTTTGCCTTGGCGAAGCGCGTTGGAGTCTCATCGGTGCTCTGCATTGACGCGGAGGCATCCAGCACCAGCACGCGAAGGCGGGAAGGGGAGGCGGAGCCGGTGAAGTAGGGGCGTGCCAGGCCCAGGACTACCAGAGCCAGGGCGATGAGTTGAAGCGCGAGCAGCCAGTTTTTACGCAGTTTCTGAAATGGGGCATTGGCCTGGTTTTCCGCGAGGAATCGCTGCCAGAGAACGGTGCTGGACGTGAGCCGAGTGAGGCGACGTCGCTTGAGCAGATAGAACACCACAACCACAGGCAGGGCGGCGGCGAAGGCGAAGGCTATGGGGGCTAGGAAGCTCATCCCCACAAAGCGGTTTCACGAAGTTGTTTCAGCAGCACCTGCTCCAGGGGGGCGGCCGAGCTGATGCTATAGAATGCTATCCCGCGGGACTGGCAGAACTCCTTCAGGGTTTGGACATAGTTTTGAACGGTGCGTTGATAGGCTTTCAGGCGGAACTTGCCGAACGTCACCTCCTGAATGCCGCCGGTTTCACAATCGACCCAGCGGAGGTCTCCGAACTGAGTGGGGGCCAACTCCTCGGGCGACAGGATCTGGAGCGCATGAATCTGAAACCCCCGGCCGACGAGGGCGTTGAGCCCGGCCGCATAACCCGCGGGGTCGAGAAAATCGCTCAGAACCACCGCCACTCCAGTTTGGCGGGCCTCCAGCGCCCCCCGTCGCAACGCATCGTTGAAGGCGGCGGGCCCTTTGGCTTGAAGGCTTGCCAGGTGGGTTAGATAGGAAAGGCCTGATTTGCGTCCACGTACCGAGCGGAGGGCTCCTCTGGCGGCGGCGTTTCCTGTCGGTTCCGGGAATGGAACGACGCTCACCCGATCGAATCCGCACAGGGCGACATAGCCGATGGCGGCTGCAATTTGGCGTGCCAGTGTAAACTTCGCTGGATCTCCGAAGGACATGGATTCGCTCGAGTCCAAGAAGATTCGTATCGGAAGCTCCCGTTCCTCCTCATAGAGTTTGAGGAAAAGCCGGTCGAGGCGACCGAACAAGTTCCAATCGAGGTAGCGAAGATCGTCTCCTGGAACGTAGTTGCGGAAGTCGGCGAACTCAACGGACTGACCGCGGGCTCGGCTTCGGCGCTCCCCTTTGGTGCCGCTCTTGGTGCGACGCGCGGCCAGCAGCTGAAACTGCTCGAGGCGACGAAGAAGCTTGGCGTCCAGAAGCGGTTGTTCCATGCAGCGGCTAGCGATGTCTCAATCAGGCCTTGATGGGGTCGGCGCTCTTCGGGATCTCTTTGAGAATCTGGGCGAGGATGTGATCGGTGGTGATTCCTTCGGCCTCCGCCTCGAAGTTCAGGATCAAGCGATGTCGCAGCGCCGGGATGGCGACGGAGACAATGTCGTCGAAGCTGACGTTATATCGTCCTTGGGTCAGCGCGCGGACCTTGGCGCCCACGATGAGGCATTGCGCGCCGCGTGGGCTGCTTCCGAAGCGCAGATACTGATTGGTGATCGCTGCGGCTGTGCTCGTCTGGGGATGAGTGGCCAGCACCAGACGCACGGCGTAGTCTTTGACATGCGAAGCGACGGGGACCTGGCGGACCAGCTTTTGCCACTCCATGAGTGCGGCTCCGTCGATGACTTTCTGAATCTGGGGCTTTTGTCCCTCGGTCGTCCGGTTGATCACTTCAGTCAGCTCCGCACCCGTCGGGTAGCCCACAACCAACTTGAAAAAGAACCGGTCTAATTGGGCTTCCGGCAGGGGATAGGTGCCCTCCTGGTCAATTGGGTTTTGCGTTGCGAGTACGAAGAAGGGATCGGCGAGGCGCCGGATTTCCCCGCCGGCCGTCACGCTGCGCTCCTGCATGGCCTCGAGCATCGCCGACTGGGTCTTGGGCGTGGCACGGTTGATTTCATCGGCCAACAATAAATGGGCGAAGATCGGGCCGCGTTGGAACTCGAAGGAGCGTCGACCTTCCGGCGATTCGACGACCAGGTTGGTGCCGAGAATGTCGGCCGGCATCAAGTCCGGGGTGAACTGGATCCGGTTGAAGGACAGATCGAGGACCTCGCTCAGGGTGCGGACCAACAGGGTTTTGCCCAGGCCTGGAACTCCCTCGAGCAGCACGTGGCCGCCGCCCAGGATGGCGATGAGTGTTCCGTCCACGATGTCTTCGTGCCCAACGATCACGCGGCCGATCTCCTGTTTGAGGCGGACCCAGAGCGTTCGGAAGGCGCTGATTTGTTCTTCGGTGTTCATCCGTTATTTTTTCAGGTCGTCGAAGTAGTCCCTGACCGACTGCTGGTAGGCCTTGGGAACCTGATCCTGATTGAGGGCGTTCTGAGCCGCGGCTTGAGCCGCCGCGGCCGTCTCGGTGAATTTGACCTGACTTTGCCCTTTGATGTGCACTCCTTTGAGAGTGATGCTTTGCATGGATCCTCCCGGAGACATCTGCCCTCGGACTTTGGTGGGGGTGAGGGCCGGGTTGTGTTCGGCCTCACCACGATCCGTGAGGCCCTTGGAATCGAGTTCTGGCTGTTGGATGCCTGAATTGTCCCAGCCCTCAGTCTGCTCGGGGATCTGCGCCCATCCCTCCTCGTCCGCCCAGGTCCCGACCCCCTTGCCGGGCTTGCCGCCCTTTCCAAAGACGGGTCGAGTGCCTCGGCATTGACCGAATTGCTTGCCTGTGCTGAGTGACATTTGCGCTCGAGAGAGCGATTCCATCGCAGCGGCCAATTGCTCGGCATCGGCCGATTGCTGGAGCAGCTTGTCGAGCTCCTCGGCCGCCTTGGCCAGGTCAGTGGCGGCCGCTTGGCGCAGTTCCGGCCGGTCACCGGATTGTTTGGATTGAGCCATTTTTTCGGCGGCACGCTTGAGGTGCTCGGCGACCTCTCCGTATTCTTTCGCGGGGCTGGAGGCGTTCTGAACCTCCTCGAGAAGCTTTTGGAGCTGTTCGGTCGTCAGGGAGCCTGAGCGGAGCTGTTGGATCATCTTTTCGAGCGTGGCTTGGGCGGCCTTGGCCTGCCCTAATTGGAGTTGCTCGGCCAGGTCCTTGGCCACTTTGGCCATTTCTTGTTGAAGCTGCTGCAGGTTCTTGCCCAGTTCCTGAAGTTTTTCCAACTCCTGCAGGGCGGTGTTGAGGTCCCGGACAAAGAAGTCAGTTTGGGCGTTGCGGAGCGCATCAATCGCCTCATCCAAGCTGGCCATCGGAATGCCCGAGTCCTTGGCCTGTTGGGCCAGGTCGCTCAGGGAGTCCGCCAATTTTTCCCGGGCGGCCTTCGCTTCGGCGGAGTCGCCTGCGGGGAGAGCTTGGGCGCTCTGTTTAAGCTTTTCCAACCCGCTCTTCAGTTGGTCCACGGCCTCCTCTTGACCGGCTGCTTTTCCTAGCGCCTGCCTGAGGGCGTCCATGCGTTTCTGGAGATCACTGGGACCCGCTCCGTTCGATGGGGCGCGTGCCGCCTTTTCGAGTGTCCGAAGGGCGGGCTTTTCTGCGAGATTTTGAAACTGCCGTTCCAGTTTTTCCTGCAGGGTGGCGAGGTCTCGAAGCGCCTCGTTCCGGGTGGCCGAGACCTGCTGGAGCTTCTCGCCGAACTCCATGACCTCGTTCAATGCCTTTTCCGTGGGCTGAAGCACTGGCTGTCGTTGCTCGAGCTGCTGTTTGGACAGGTCAGCGAGCTGCCGGCCAGCATCGGCGAGCGACTTGGCCTCTTGTTCGGATTTGAGAGCCGCCTCGGATCGATACTCCGGGACGAAATTCAGCACGGTGGCGATCAGAGCCAGGCTGATTCCCCATCGGGCCTCCAGGGGAAAGCGCAGGGGTAGCAGCCTGCGGGGTTCGATGGTCCCCAACACGCGAACCGCGTCATTGACCACGAGGGTTTGCCACTCATTGCTTTGGGGTGATCCACGGTATTCCCAAGCCGTGCTGATCCGTTCCTGAAGGCACTTGAGCTCATCCACCCAGCGCGCGGTTTCGAGCATGGACGGGCGCTTCCAGAACCCGACGAGGAATCCTCCTACCGTTGCAACGAGGCCCACGAGGATGGCCCATGAGATGATGCTGGCGGGGAGAGGGGCCAGTTTGTAGCCGATTACAGCGAGCAGAGCCGTCACGCTGCCCCAGAGCAGACCGACTCCTGCGGAACGAAGCCCCCGGTTGAGGCGCCGGCGCCTGGACAGCCCGTCCAGCAACTGTTCGATGGTTTGTATCGACTGCATAACCTTGCTTCCCTTGGACAACCCTTGCATCGCCGGATCACGTTGGCGAGCTTAAATGGACTCAACGGCTCTGCCCCGTTCTTTGACAATCCAACCTTGACGGTGTTTGTTACTCTTCGGAAATTTCGTTTTAGATCGATTTTTTGCTTAACCTGGCGGCGGGTTTACCGATTGAAATTAATACTGGCTCCTCTAGGGTGGCCTAACATTTGGTATGGCGTGGAATGGCCAGAGCCTCCCACAGCCAACAGGTTCAACGAAAACTGTCTGCGTGGTTGGTAGGCTCGCATTCGAATTTAGATTATGAGTGATCAAAAGATTGCCGTTATTGGTTTGGGGTATGTCGGCTTGCCTCTTTCTCTTCAGTTTGCCCGTTCAGGCGTGAGCGTGTTGGGCGTAGACTCCGATCCTGCTAAGATTAGCGATTGCAACGCGGGGCGAGGGTATATCAAGCATATCTCCGGTGAGATGATCGCGGACCAGGTGAGAGCCGGCAAGTTTTCCGCCACGGGAGATTTTTCACGACTGCGTGAGGTTTCCGCGGTGATTATTTGCGTGCCGACCCCGCTGAACAAGAACCGCGAGCCAGACATTAGCTATATCATCAAGACCGGCGAATCCATCGCCCCCCATCTCCAGCGCGGAACGCTGGTGGTCTTGGAATCGACGACCTACCCAGGTACCACCGATGAGGACCTGCTGGTCGTTCTCGAGAAGGGATCCGGCATGAAGGCCGGGACTGATTTCCATCTGGCTTTTTCCCCTGAGCGTGAGGATCCAGGCAACCCTGACAGCAAGGTCGCCCTGATTCCCAAGGTCGTGGGCGGTCTGACGCCCGCTTGTTTGGAGCGAGCCAAATCCCTCTATGGGCAAGCCATCAAGACGGTGGTGCCGGTTTCGTCCTGCCGTGCCGCCGAAGCGACGAAGCTGCTCGAGAACATCTTCCGCGGGGTCAACATCGCCCTCGTCAACGAGTTGAAGGTTGTTTACGGAGCGATGGGGATCGATGTCTGGGAAGTGATCAACGCGGCCAAAACGAAGCCTTTCGGCTTCATGCCTTTCTATCCCGGACCCGGCCTGGGCGGACATTGCATCCCGATTGATCCTTTCTACCTGACCTGGAAGGCGCGCGAGTACGGCCAACATACGCGGTTCATTGAGCTTGCGGGTGAGATCAACACCGCAATGCCCATGTTCGTGGTGGATCGGGTTGCTGAGGCGCTCAACAAACGCCGGAAGTCAGTGAATGGGAGCCGTGTGCTCCTGCTCGGTTTGGCTTACAAGGCGGATGTCGATGACATGCGCGAGTCGCCTACCTTCCTCCTTCTCGACCTGTTGAAACAACGCGGCGCAGATGTGGCCTACTATGACCCGCACATCCCCGTGATTCGTCCTACCCGTGAGCACGCGAACTGGACGGGCACCAAGTCGGTCGAATGGAATCAGGCCAGCATCTCCGGTTTCGATGCGGTGTTGATTTCCACCAACCACAAGGCCGTGAATTATCAGCAGTTGGCCGATTGGTCGGACTGTATCATCGATTCCCGCAACGCCATGGTCTCTTACAAGACCAAGCCTGGGCAGGTTGTTAAGGCGTGACGCCGCATGGGCCATCATGGGCCCGACCCGCTCTCCAGCACGGATTGATTTCACAACGCCGCCGGGTCTCCGGCGGCGTTCCTGTTTCAGCTCCTTTGACTACCACTACCGACGGGACCTTGCAGCTAGGCGGGTGTTTGGGCCATTCCCGGCTTAGGAACTAATAGCTGATTCGTTGCGAATGAGTGGTGAGTGCCCGGAGACGAAAGAACAAGGTCGAGCCAGGCAGTTGCGGCAAGGATGGTGTCCCGGTGGCGACTTCCGAAGTTTGCGGAGGAATTGCGTCGAAGTGCCTTGGCTCGGCGACCGGGCCGGTTTCGACGCCGGTGAACGGTTGGTGGTTCCTTCTCGAGTGCCAGGAGAACAGGCGGCGAAAGCGCATAATCTTCCTCTTCGGCAGGAACCGCGCCCAACCCAAGCATGAAATTGAGCCTCAAGTCTTCCCCCCGTCTGCCGCTAGTATCTCTATGTGGGGGAGAGGGTGTTCAGGTTCAGAGTCAGGAGGATTCCGTCGAACGCCGACATCTCAAAGATTACATCGAACGTGAAAAACTCCATCTATTACCACGTCTACATCAGCCAGGCCGTGAAGCCATTCACCACGGCTGAGTTAGCTGAACTGCTCCACAAGGCTCGCGTCGGCAATGCGGCTCGAGGAATCACCGGATTGCTTTTGTATCAAGGTGGCACCTTCATGCAAGCGCTGGAGGGGCCTCAGCACGCGGTGGACTTGCTGGTGAACCGCATTGAGGCCGATCCTCGACATCGTCGCATGATGAAACTGCTCAGCGGTTTTCAGGAGGAGAGGCAGTTCCCAAACTGGTCGATGGGCTTCCCGGATCTCAATTCTGAGGCCGTTCGCACCCTTCCTGGGTTTAGTGAATTCCTCCGAGTTCCCTTGGAGGAGGAGGCGCTTCTCAAAGATCATGAGCGTTGCCGGCAGGTGCTCAATACCTTCAAGAAGCTCACATTCTGAACGAACCCCAACCGAGAACCTGCTGGAATCCCCCACCGGTTTTTGCTTAGGTCTTAGCCATTCATGGCGGGACTCAAGTCTGTCACTATCCACACCGATGGCGCATGCCGGGGCAATCCAGGCCCGGGCGGATGGGGTGCTGTACTCGAGCATGCCGGCCAACGAATGGAGCTTTCCGGCGGCAGTGTCGAAACCACCAATAATCGGATGGAACTTCAAGCGGCGATCTCGGCGCTCAAGGCGCTGAACCAGCCGTGTCAGGTCGTTTTATTCACGGACTCTCAATACGTGAAGAACGGAATCACGACCTGGATCAAGGGATGGAAGCGCAAAGGGTGGCTGACAGCGACGAAGGAACCCGTCAAAAATGAGGATCTTTGGCGACAATTGGACGATTTGACGCAGAAGCACGACGTCGAGTGGAAGTGGTTGAAGGGGCATGTCGGTCACGCGTTGAACGAGCATTGTGATTCCCTGGCTCGGGAGGCGATTCCTCATTCCCGGGGTCGCGCAGGTTGATCGGTTCGGTCGCTATTTGATTGGAGCCGCGGCGCTTTCGGGGTTGCCCGGGTCGCTTTGATCGCGTTAAGTCGGGCTCACCAATCATGAAAGCACTCATCCTTGCCCCTCTCGCCCTAGCTCTCACTTGGGTGGCCGCCTCTGGCGGCGAGCTACGAATCGGTATGATCGGGCTTGATACCTCGCATACCGTCGCGTTCACCGAGCTTCTCAACAACCCCGCGAACAAGAAACACGTGCCGGGCGCTCGGGTCGTAGTTGCTTTCAAAGGGGGTAGTCCTGATCTGCCCAGCAGTTGGAATCGGGTGGAGACCTACACCACGCAGCTGCAGAAGGATTATCGGGTCAAGATCGTGGGCACGATCGAGGAGCTCTGCTCGCAGGTGGATGCCGTGCTCCTGGAGAGTGTCGATGGTCGTCCCCATCTGGATCAGGTTCGGCCCGTCTTCAAGGCGGGGAAGCCGGTATTCATCGATAAGCCCCTGGCGGGGACTTTGAAGGATGCCATTGAGATCTACCGTCTGGCCAAGGAAAGCAAAGTGCCCTGTTTCAGCTCCTCCTCCTACCGCTTTTACTCGAGCATGACGGAGCTGAAGAAGGCAGATGTCGGCCAGATTCGGAGCGCAGTTTCCTATGGCCCCTCGGAGAAGGAGCCCCACCATCCCGATTTCTTCTGGTATGGAGTGCATCCGACCGAGGCCTTGTTCACCGTGTTGGGGCTGGGATGCCAATCCGTGGTGCGAGTGGCTACCCCCGATACGGATGTGGTGGTAGGCACCTGGTCTGAGGGGCGGACGGGAACCTTGATCGGCTTGCGCACGGGATCGACACCTCATCGGGTCACCCTCTTCGGCACCAAGGCGGTGCTCGATCAGAAGGGCAGCGGCGACTACGCGCCGCTGGTGGCGGAGATCGTGAAATTCTTCCAGACGGGAGTCGCTCCGGTCTCCCTGGAGGAGACCATCGAACTCTTCGCCTTCATGGAAGCGGCCGACGAAAGCAAACGTCGCGCCGGCGCTCCCGTCACCATTGCTGAGGTGCTGGCCAAGAACGGCTG of Verrucomicrobiales bacterium contains these proteins:
- a CDS encoding BLUF domain-containing protein, whose product is MKNSIYYHVYISQAVKPFTTAELAELLHKARVGNAARGITGLLLYQGGTFMQALEGPQHAVDLLVNRIEADPRHRRMMKLLSGFQEERQFPNWSMGFPDLNSEAVRTLPGFSEFLRVPLEEEALLKDHERCRQVLNTFKKLTF
- a CDS encoding nucleotide sugar dehydrogenase, with product MSDQKIAVIGLGYVGLPLSLQFARSGVSVLGVDSDPAKISDCNAGRGYIKHISGEMIADQVRAGKFSATGDFSRLREVSAVIICVPTPLNKNREPDISYIIKTGESIAPHLQRGTLVVLESTTYPGTTDEDLLVVLEKGSGMKAGTDFHLAFSPEREDPGNPDSKVALIPKVVGGLTPACLERAKSLYGQAIKTVVPVSSCRAAEATKLLENIFRGVNIALVNELKVVYGAMGIDVWEVINAAKTKPFGFMPFYPGPGLGGHCIPIDPFYLTWKAREYGQHTRFIELAGEINTAMPMFVVDRVAEALNKRRKSVNGSRVLLLGLAYKADVDDMRESPTFLLLDLLKQRGADVAYYDPHIPVIRPTREHANWTGTKSVEWNQASISGFDAVLISTNHKAVNYQQLADWSDCIIDSRNAMVSYKTKPGQVVKA
- a CDS encoding DUF58 domain-containing protein — protein: MEQPLLDAKLLRRLEQFQLLAARRTKSGTKGERRSRARGQSVEFADFRNYVPGDDLRYLDWNLFGRLDRLFLKLYEEERELPIRIFLDSSESMSFGDPAKFTLARQIAAAIGYVALCGFDRVSVVPFPEPTGNAAARGALRSVRGRKSGLSYLTHLASLQAKGPAAFNDALRRGALEARQTGVAVVLSDFLDPAGYAAGLNALVGRGFQIHALQILSPEELAPTQFGDLRWVDCETGGIQEVTFGKFRLKAYQRTVQNYVQTLKEFCQSRGIAFYSISSAAPLEQVLLKQLRETALWG
- a CDS encoding MoxR family ATPase, coding for MNTEEQISAFRTLWVRLKQEIGRVIVGHEDIVDGTLIAILGGGHVLLEGVPGLGKTLLVRTLSEVLDLSFNRIQFTPDLMPADILGTNLVVESPEGRRSFEFQRGPIFAHLLLADEINRATPKTQSAMLEAMQERSVTAGGEIRRLADPFFVLATQNPIDQEGTYPLPEAQLDRFFFKLVVGYPTGAELTEVINRTTEGQKPQIQKVIDGAALMEWQKLVRQVPVASHVKDYAVRLVLATHPQTSTAAAITNQYLRFGSSPRGAQCLIVGAKVRALTQGRYNVSFDDIVSVAIPALRHRLILNFEAEAEGITTDHILAQILKEIPKSADPIKA
- a CDS encoding Dabb family protein, whose translation is MKLILIGVTLLVCLLTLQTTGAAASSKTVRKGKLVHVVAFKFKATATQAEIDHLVNEFRALPGKIKQIHTFEWGTNVSPEKHDKGFTHLFTLTFKTDRDRDEYLVHPDHQAFGKIVGPVIADVFVIDYWAGK
- a CDS encoding VWA domain-containing protein, translating into MSFLAPIAFAFAAALPVVVVFYLLKRRRLTRLTSSTVLWQRFLAENQANAPFQKLRKNWLLALQLIALALVVLGLARPYFTGSASPSRLRVLVLDASASMQSTDETPTRFAKAKREALSWIDGLRDGEQGMILLAGAVTEVKQSPTSNKTALRRALESCEPSDGPTRLAEALQTAGAFTFEKRGEEMAVSGEIHLFSDGAATDLGELASKNLPLIYHRIGNRGNNLGIVSLDVRANPENPAERALFVGVSNPTTNIVSTQLELRFNDQVLEIKAITAPATNTLPVVFISKQEIDGLFTVKLLGQDDLAADDQASVYSILPQPVNILLVTRGNRFLEKGLRGAAHARLTVRDSVTETDDQFDLVVLDDILPRAWPKANLLAIRVAPTNWFEQMDSAKAPAIVDWHHTHPLMRYVSFDNVDVAESLLPKLPPWGLSVVQSQQRPMIVAGERDRHRIVWLGFDPLQSNWPLRVSFPIFLANAVEWLNPSLSRSSELMVRAGEPLRWRSRQPVSEAVITPPKGKAIHLSLAPNSQELLYGATQHQGPYQIRTGTNLVTFCVNLLDAEETRTMPQETLPIGKYAGVASNVTQVAGKELWRWLAAFALGVVLFEWWFFHKRTA
- a CDS encoding Gfo/Idh/MocA family oxidoreductase codes for the protein MKALILAPLALALTWVAASGGELRIGMIGLDTSHTVAFTELLNNPANKKHVPGARVVVAFKGGSPDLPSSWNRVETYTTQLQKDYRVKIVGTIEELCSQVDAVLLESVDGRPHLDQVRPVFKAGKPVFIDKPLAGTLKDAIEIYRLAKESKVPCFSSSSYRFYSSMTELKKADVGQIRSAVSYGPSEKEPHHPDFFWYGVHPTEALFTVLGLGCQSVVRVATPDTDVVVGTWSEGRTGTLIGLRTGSTPHRVTLFGTKAVLDQKGSGDYAPLVAEIVKFFQTGVAPVSLEETIELFAFMEAADESKRRAGAPVTIAEVLAKNGWAGKKP
- a CDS encoding nucleoside recognition protein → MLNYIWLGLLLLAVVLGGINNQLKAVTEAAFEGSKTAVMGLALPLIGVMALWLGLMKLADQSGLVQALARALRPVMRWLFPEVPVGHPAMGSMLLNISANMLGLANAATPLGLKAMKDLERLNPHPGTATNAMCTFLAINTSSVQLIPASTIALLASAGSQNPTAIVGTALMATTVSTAVGITTVKLLQGLPVFRPRPTKAMPPDSVEPMPDLSPSIETRDQTPGNESPAAPRMPMLLVFLLMLGFFGWLLARQLGAREAGIPPFTHFIQSISLLAIPFIMLFIPLFAALRKVPVYEQFIEGAKEGFETGIRIIPYLVAMLAAIGMFRAAGGIEIITRGLEPILRWTQFPSELVPLALLRPLSGSGSNGIFAELIKTHGPDHLLSRMAGTLMGSTETTFYVIAVYFGSVGVRRVRHALAAGLLADLAGIIAAVVVCRMVFAS
- the rnhA gene encoding ribonuclease HI; this encodes MAGLKSVTIHTDGACRGNPGPGGWGAVLEHAGQRMELSGGSVETTNNRMELQAAISALKALNQPCQVVLFTDSQYVKNGITTWIKGWKRKGWLTATKEPVKNEDLWRQLDDLTQKHDVEWKWLKGHVGHALNEHCDSLAREAIPHSRGRAG